A single region of the Solwaraspora sp. WMMD791 genome encodes:
- a CDS encoding AAA family ATPase: MRRVSVVGVPGSGKSTLAAALAARLGVPHVELDALFHQPDWQPTPPEEFRAAVADAIAGDGWVTDGNYSSVQETIWQRADTVIWYDLPRWRVMRQIVWRTVRRAWSRVELWNGNRERWTNLFSRDPERSIIVWAWQQYPHYRSRYQAATTDSRWSRLRFVRITSHVQARRLLHDLDR, from the coding sequence GTGCGGCGGGTATCGGTGGTCGGGGTGCCAGGGTCGGGGAAGTCCACTCTGGCCGCAGCGTTGGCGGCCAGGCTCGGCGTACCGCACGTCGAACTGGACGCGCTGTTCCATCAGCCGGACTGGCAGCCGACGCCGCCCGAGGAGTTCCGGGCCGCCGTCGCCGACGCGATCGCCGGCGACGGCTGGGTCACCGACGGCAACTACTCGTCGGTGCAGGAGACGATCTGGCAGCGCGCCGACACCGTGATCTGGTACGACCTGCCCCGCTGGCGGGTGATGCGCCAGATCGTGTGGCGTACCGTGCGCCGGGCGTGGAGTCGGGTGGAGCTGTGGAACGGCAACCGGGAACGCTGGACCAACCTGTTCAGCCGCGACCCGGAACGCTCGATCATCGTCTGGGCGTGGCAGCAGTACCCGCACTACCGCAGCCGGTACCAGGCCGCGACGACCGACTCCCGGTGGAGTCGGCTGCGGTTCGTCCGGATCACCTCACACGTCCAGGCCCGACGGCTGCTGCACGATCTGGACCGGTGA
- the paaE gene encoding 1,2-phenylacetyl-CoA epoxidase subunit PaaE, with the protein MAVTISRPTRRRPMFHPLPVVAVDRLTDDAVAVTFAVPPPVREAFRFAAGQHLTVRLVDPAGGPDVRRSYSICSTPAELDDHGRLRIGVRHVPGGAFSGYAVRQLAVGATVDVLPPLGNFTTGFTPQRSRHYGMLAGGSGITPMLSLLATGLAVEQSSRFTLIFGNRSAHTVMFADEIADLKDRHPTRLQVVHVLSREVTGAQLLSGRIDATRFGRLLDTLVPGDRIDEWFLCGPYGLVTTAQQVLADRGVPAGAVHSELFHAGDAPATAGSSGGTMDAGVSTEATGAEVTVLLDGRASTVRTRPGERVLDAALRVRSELPYACKGGVCSTCRAKVVDGAVSMVRNYALEPDELAAGYVLTCQSVATTDRLTVDYDT; encoded by the coding sequence ATGGCGGTGACGATCAGCCGGCCGACCCGGCGGCGGCCGATGTTCCACCCACTGCCGGTCGTCGCCGTCGACCGGCTCACCGACGACGCGGTCGCGGTCACCTTCGCCGTACCGCCGCCGGTCCGCGAGGCGTTCCGGTTCGCCGCCGGGCAGCATCTGACCGTACGGCTGGTCGATCCGGCCGGCGGCCCCGACGTGCGCCGCTCGTACTCGATCTGCTCCACCCCGGCGGAGCTCGACGACCACGGCCGGCTGCGGATCGGCGTGCGGCACGTGCCCGGCGGCGCCTTTTCCGGGTACGCGGTGCGTCAGCTCGCCGTCGGGGCGACCGTGGACGTGCTGCCACCGCTCGGGAACTTCACCACCGGGTTCACCCCGCAGCGCAGCCGGCACTACGGCATGCTGGCCGGCGGCTCCGGCATCACCCCGATGCTGTCGCTGCTCGCCACCGGGTTGGCGGTCGAGCAGTCCAGCCGGTTCACCCTGATCTTCGGCAACCGGTCGGCGCACACCGTCATGTTCGCCGACGAGATCGCCGACCTGAAGGATCGGCACCCGACGCGGCTGCAGGTGGTGCACGTACTCTCCCGGGAGGTCACCGGCGCCCAGCTGTTGTCCGGGCGGATCGACGCCACCCGGTTCGGCCGGCTGTTGGACACCCTGGTGCCGGGTGACCGGATCGACGAGTGGTTCCTCTGCGGACCGTACGGTCTGGTGACGACGGCCCAGCAGGTGCTCGCCGACCGGGGGGTGCCGGCCGGGGCGGTGCACAGCGAGCTGTTCCACGCCGGCGACGCACCCGCCACCGCCGGATCGTCCGGCGGCACAATGGACGCTGGTGTGTCGACCGAGGCCACCGGCGCCGAGGTGACGGTGCTGCTCGACGGGCGGGCCTCGACGGTGCGGACCAGGCCCGGCGAACGGGTGCTCGACGCCGCGCTGCGGGTCCGCTCCGAGCTGCCGTACGCCTGCAAGGGCGGGGTCTGCTCCACCTGTCGCGCGAAGGTGGTCGACGGTGCGGTGTCGATGGTCCGCAACTACGCCCTGGAGCCCGACGAGCTGGCCGCCGGCTACGTGCTGACCTGCCAGTCCGTCGCCACCACCGACCGGCTCACGGTCGACTACGACACCTGA
- the paaD gene encoding 1,2-phenylacetyl-CoA epoxidase subunit PaaD, whose product MAAARAAVAAVVDPEIRVLTIDDLGILRGVEIDDATGAVRVTITPTYTGCPAMELMRSEIRAALARAGFAEATVVTVLAPAWSTDWISAAGRDKLAAAGIAPPHPAATGPVPVPLTVRCPACGSPRTEQLSRFGATACKSLWRCQACAEPFEQIKAL is encoded by the coding sequence GTGGCCGCTGCCCGGGCGGCGGTCGCCGCGGTGGTCGATCCGGAGATCCGCGTCCTCACCATCGACGACCTCGGCATCCTGCGCGGCGTCGAGATCGACGACGCCACCGGCGCGGTCCGGGTGACCATCACCCCGACCTACACGGGGTGCCCGGCGATGGAGCTGATGCGCAGCGAGATCCGGGCGGCGCTGGCCCGCGCCGGCTTCGCCGAGGCGACGGTCGTGACCGTGCTGGCCCCGGCCTGGAGCACGGACTGGATCTCCGCCGCCGGCCGGGACAAGCTCGCCGCCGCCGGGATCGCCCCACCGCACCCGGCGGCCACCGGGCCGGTACCCGTGCCGTTGACCGTGCGCTGCCCCGCCTGCGGGTCGCCACGGACCGAGCAACTCAGCCGCTTCGGCGCGACCGCCTGCAAGTCACTGTGGCGGTGCCAGGCCTGCGCTGAACCGTTCGAGCAGATCAAGGCCCTGTGA
- the paaC gene encoding 1,2-phenylacetyl-CoA epoxidase subunit PaaC, translating into MSGSTPVDQLLCWADDALITAQRLTWWCTRAPELEEDVALANIALDQLGVARLLLTYAAEQLPPGAVPAAPADDPITEDTLAYLRTDQEFRNCLLVELPDDDFAVAIGKLLFVAAAQSRLYAALRSGPDDRLAAIAAKAAKESAYHFDHARIWTLRLGDGTEESHRRMQHAVDLLWPYTHELVAPLPGGGVADPRDGWLAMIGPVLDQATLRRPDDGWRPDGGRHGRHTEHLSYLLAEMQVVHRAHPGARW; encoded by the coding sequence GTGAGCGGCAGCACCCCGGTGGACCAGTTGCTCTGCTGGGCCGACGACGCGTTGATCACCGCCCAGCGGTTGACCTGGTGGTGCACCCGGGCTCCCGAGCTCGAAGAGGACGTCGCGCTGGCCAACATCGCGCTCGACCAGCTCGGCGTGGCCCGGCTGCTGCTGACGTACGCCGCCGAGCAGCTGCCACCCGGTGCCGTGCCGGCCGCCCCGGCGGATGATCCGATCACCGAGGACACCCTGGCGTACCTGCGTACCGACCAGGAGTTCCGCAACTGCCTGCTGGTCGAACTGCCCGACGACGACTTCGCGGTCGCCATCGGCAAGCTGCTGTTCGTCGCTGCGGCCCAGAGCCGGCTCTACGCCGCGCTACGGTCCGGCCCCGACGATCGGCTGGCGGCGATCGCCGCCAAGGCGGCGAAGGAATCGGCGTACCACTTCGACCACGCCCGGATCTGGACGCTGCGACTCGGCGACGGCACCGAGGAGTCGCACCGCCGGATGCAGCACGCGGTCGACCTGCTGTGGCCGTACACGCACGAGCTGGTCGCCCCGCTGCCCGGCGGCGGGGTCGCCGACCCGCGCGACGGCTGGCTCGCCATGATCGGACCGGTCCTCGACCAGGCGACGCTGCGTCGACCCGACGACGGTTGGCGACCCGACGGCGGCCGGCACGGCCGGCACACCGAGCACCTGTCCTACCTGCTGGCCGAGATGCAGGTGGTGCACCGGGCACATCCGGGAGCACGGTGGTGA
- the paaB gene encoding 1,2-phenylacetyl-CoA epoxidase subunit PaaB, with the protein MSEQASATTPTPLWEVFVRPRRGLAHTHVGSLHAPDAVLALRHARDLYTRRQEGVSIWVVPAEAITASSPDEKDAFFDPAADKVYRHPTFYQVPDGVRHL; encoded by the coding sequence ATGAGCGAGCAGGCCAGCGCCACCACCCCCACCCCGCTGTGGGAGGTCTTCGTCCGCCCCCGGCGCGGTCTGGCCCACACCCATGTCGGAAGCCTGCACGCGCCCGACGCGGTGCTGGCCCTACGGCATGCCCGCGACCTCTACACCCGCCGCCAGGAAGGCGTCTCGATCTGGGTGGTGCCGGCCGAGGCGATCACCGCCTCCAGCCCGGACGAGAAGGACGCCTTCTTCGACCCGGCCGCCGACAAGGTCTACCGACATCCCACCTTCTACCAGGTGCCGGACGGGGTGCGTCACCTGTGA
- a CDS encoding serine hydrolase, producing the protein MIAATVAALRFVPDAPLASAAEQPAGQWRDGVPQSDPTPTPQASPTLPPLAVAPADVRLDVDGWWSWALLDQRTGEIHGSANLAETSTTASLIKAWIAADYLRRAAEAGRTPDDYRMYQLEIMIRDSDNAVAEQLWQEIGRSAAIDRMIDICGLTDSSSTENRWSTTLLSPRDVARLGACIADGRAAGATWTDWLLTQMRTVRSPGDFGVLQAFDGDEAAGIAIKNGWVIRDEEQQWHVNCLAIGDGWTIGVMVRFPTSHDYSYGGRVCQDLAAQLRAAAATPAESAAPPDVEVDVDGTGAEAGTGAGAGRSSGQEELRAVSG; encoded by the coding sequence ATGATCGCTGCCACGGTCGCCGCCCTACGGTTCGTCCCCGACGCGCCACTGGCCAGCGCAGCCGAGCAGCCCGCCGGGCAGTGGCGCGACGGCGTACCGCAGTCGGATCCCACACCCACCCCGCAGGCCAGCCCGACGCTGCCACCGCTGGCGGTCGCGCCGGCCGACGTACGACTCGACGTCGACGGCTGGTGGTCGTGGGCGCTGCTCGACCAGCGCACCGGGGAGATCCACGGGTCGGCCAACCTCGCCGAGACCAGCACCACCGCGTCGTTGATCAAGGCGTGGATCGCGGCCGACTACCTGCGCCGGGCCGCCGAGGCCGGCCGTACGCCGGACGACTACCGGATGTACCAACTGGAGATCATGATCCGGGACAGCGACAACGCGGTGGCGGAGCAGCTCTGGCAGGAGATCGGCCGGTCAGCGGCGATCGACCGGATGATCGACATCTGCGGCCTCACCGACAGCAGCTCCACCGAGAACCGGTGGAGCACCACTCTGCTGTCCCCCCGCGACGTCGCCCGACTCGGAGCCTGCATCGCCGACGGGCGGGCGGCCGGCGCCACCTGGACGGACTGGTTGCTGACCCAGATGCGCACCGTCCGCAGCCCCGGCGACTTCGGCGTACTGCAGGCCTTCGACGGCGACGAGGCAGCCGGCATCGCCATCAAGAACGGCTGGGTGATCCGCGACGAGGAACAGCAGTGGCACGTCAACTGCCTGGCGATCGGTGACGGCTGGACCATCGGGGTGATGGTCCGCTTCCCGACCAGCCACGACTACAGCTATGGCGGCCGGGTGTGCCAGGACCTGGCTGCCCAGCTCCGTGCGGCGGCAGCGACACCGGCGGAGTCCGCGGCACCGCCGGACGTCGAGGTCGACGTCGACGGCACAGGCGCGGAGGCGGGCACAGGCGCGGGGGCGGGCCGGTCGTCAGGCCAGGAAGAACTCCGGGCCGTCAGCGGGTAG
- a CDS encoding menaquinone biosynthesis protein, translating into MSRGDGGAAGELRRPRVGHIQFLNCLPIYWGLMRSGALLDVDLHKDSPERLSAALVAGDLDIGPISLVEYLRHADDLLLLPQIAVGSDGPVLSVNVVATRPLEELSGRPVALGSTSRTGVLLARMLLAQRYGVAPEFFTCPPDLTQMLLEADAAVLIGDVALRAHYEAPARGLTVTDLGQAWRDWTGLPMVFAVWAVRRDFAAAHPGRVKEVHQAFLRSRDLCLAELDDVAQAAARWEPFDAATLASYFRVLDFSLGDRQVAGLREFAGRAALLGEAPPLPADGPEFFLA; encoded by the coding sequence ATGAGTCGTGGTGACGGGGGAGCGGCCGGCGAGCTGCGCCGGCCCCGGGTCGGGCACATCCAGTTTCTGAACTGCCTGCCCATCTACTGGGGGCTGATGCGCTCCGGCGCGCTGCTCGACGTCGACCTGCACAAGGACTCGCCGGAGCGGCTCAGCGCCGCCCTGGTCGCCGGTGACCTCGACATCGGCCCGATCTCGCTGGTCGAGTATCTGCGGCACGCAGACGACCTGCTGCTGCTGCCGCAGATCGCCGTGGGCAGCGACGGCCCGGTGCTGTCGGTGAACGTCGTCGCCACCCGACCACTGGAGGAGCTGTCGGGCCGGCCGGTCGCCCTCGGGTCCACCTCGCGTACCGGGGTGTTGCTGGCCCGGATGCTGCTGGCGCAGCGGTACGGGGTCGCCCCGGAGTTCTTCACCTGCCCGCCGGACCTCACCCAGATGCTGCTGGAGGCGGACGCGGCGGTGCTGATCGGCGACGTCGCGCTGCGGGCCCACTACGAGGCCCCCGCCCGTGGTCTGACCGTGACCGACCTGGGGCAGGCCTGGCGGGACTGGACCGGCCTGCCGATGGTGTTCGCCGTCTGGGCGGTACGCCGCGACTTCGCCGCCGCCCATCCTGGCCGGGTCAAGGAGGTCCACCAGGCCTTCCTGCGCTCCCGGGATCTGTGCCTGGCCGAGCTCGACGACGTGGCGCAGGCAGCCGCCCGGTGGGAGCCGTTCGACGCGGCGACGCTGGCGTCGTACTTCCGGGTGTTGGATTTCTCCCTCGGCGACCGGCAGGTGGCCGGCCTGCGGGAGTTCGCCGGCCGGGCCGCCCTGCTCGGCGAGGCGCCGCCGCTACCCGCTGACGGCCCGGAGTTCTTCCTGGCCTGA
- a CDS encoding ribbon-helix-helix protein, CopG family → MKVSVSLPDDDLAFVERYARDRGKTRSAVLHEAVQLLRRRDLAAEYESANDEWVSSGEAELWDAVTGDPLR, encoded by the coding sequence ATGAAGGTCAGTGTGAGTCTGCCCGACGACGACCTCGCCTTCGTGGAACGCTATGCCCGCGACCGCGGCAAGACGCGCTCCGCCGTCCTGCACGAGGCCGTCCAGTTGCTGCGTCGGCGCGACCTGGCCGCCGAGTACGAGTCGGCGAACGACGAGTGGGTCTCCAGTGGCGAGGCCGAACTCTGGGACGCGGTGACCGGAGACCCGCTGCGGTGA
- a CDS encoding type II toxin-antitoxin system PemK/MazF family toxin, with the protein MRRGDVVLVDLNPIIGAEAAKRRPSVVVSNDAANRSAVSRGRGVITVAPVTSNTARVYPFQVLLPPDPACGLTVASKCQAEQIRSIDVARVHRRLGALSPEQLRDLDDAIRLHLDL; encoded by the coding sequence GTGAGACGAGGTGACGTGGTCCTGGTCGACCTCAACCCCATCATCGGAGCGGAGGCCGCCAAGCGTCGACCGTCGGTCGTGGTCAGCAACGACGCCGCCAACCGCAGCGCGGTCTCGCGCGGCCGGGGCGTCATCACCGTCGCGCCGGTGACCAGCAACACCGCCCGGGTCTACCCGTTCCAGGTCCTGCTGCCGCCGGATCCGGCCTGCGGGCTGACCGTTGCCTCCAAATGCCAGGCCGAGCAGATCCGCTCCATCGACGTCGCCCGGGTGCACCGCCGGCTCGGCGCACTCTCCCCGGAGCAGCTCCGGGACCTCGACGACGCCATCCGGCTGCACCTGGACCTGTGA